A genomic region of bacterium contains the following coding sequences:
- the nuoB gene encoding NADH-quinone oxidoreductase subunit NuoB, which yields MLRILHQIFRTGIVTEPLPEAEAEIRVVGRQLEEAIRRRFRGSLTIRQVDAGSCNACELEIHAINNPIYNCERFGVHFTASPRFADMLLVTGPVAFNMEIALRRTYAATPEPKLVVAVGDCGRDGGVFGCSYASLGGVASVIPVDVVIPGCPPTPTDLLRGILAAVELDKKKRG from the coding sequence GTGCTGCGGATTCTCCACCAGATCTTCCGGACGGGGATCGTCACCGAGCCGCTGCCCGAGGCGGAGGCGGAGATCCGCGTCGTCGGCCGGCAGCTCGAGGAGGCGATCCGGCGGCGGTTCCGCGGCAGCCTGACGATCCGGCAGGTGGACGCCGGCTCGTGCAACGCCTGCGAGCTGGAGATCCACGCGATCAACAACCCCATCTACAACTGCGAGCGCTTCGGCGTCCACTTCACCGCCTCGCCGCGCTTCGCGGACATGCTCCTCGTGACCGGGCCCGTCGCCTTCAACATGGAGATCGCGCTGCGGCGCACGTATGCGGCCACGCCCGAGCCGAAGCTCGTGGTCGCGGTCGGCGACTGCGGCCGCGACGGCGGCGTCTTCGGCTGCAGCTACGCGTCGCTGGGCGGCGTTGCGAGCGTCATCCCCGTCGACGTGGTCATCCCCGGCTGCCCGCCGACCCCGACCGACCTGC